A genomic region of Caldisericota bacterium contains the following coding sequences:
- a CDS encoding FAD binding domain-containing protein, with protein sequence MLKLKNVKSCFTPNSIQEAVDILKKSDGKAVIVGGGLDITVFPNPTIEQLIFLNKLGLTYIREDDENIKIGATSTITDVAKAPVMQNYLKGKVKIALTELASELLRNQITMGGSIARHHFYSDILPALYALRAKIMVSGGEFVEEFFIDDFYRNDLKVLMESCIVVGVHLNKYDDSFQFGSKRFVRNATDIALLNMAILAQIEEDIIKDISISVGSRPGPAYRFEQGEAFLRGKKLTKVLAEDFGLFTKSNVDVAKDMHLSREYRQHIAGIYTKEILLDFIGGVG encoded by the coding sequence ATGCTGAAGTTAAAAAATGTTAAGAGTTGCTTTACTCCAAATTCTATTCAGGAAGCCGTTGATATTCTCAAGAAATCCGACGGAAAAGCAGTCATTGTTGGTGGAGGGCTGGATATTACAGTGTTTCCTAATCCCACTATCGAACAATTGATATTTTTAAATAAACTTGGCTTAACTTATATCAGGGAAGATGATGAAAATATTAAGATCGGTGCCACTTCGACAATTACAGATGTCGCAAAGGCTCCTGTAATGCAGAATTACTTAAAGGGTAAAGTGAAAATAGCACTTACTGAACTTGCTTCAGAGCTCCTTAGAAACCAGATTACAATGGGAGGTTCTATCGCAAGACATCACTTCTACTCGGATATTCTTCCTGCACTTTATGCGTTAAGAGCTAAAATTATGGTTTCGGGCGGAGAATTTGTTGAAGAATTTTTCATTGATGATTTTTATCGTAATGATTTGAAGGTTCTTATGGAGAGTTGTATTGTAGTCGGAGTGCATTTGAATAAATATGATGATTCTTTTCAATTCGGGTCGAAAAGATTTGTAAGGAATGCTACAGATATAGCTTTGCTGAACATGGCAATACTTGCACAAATTGAAGAGGATATTATTAAGGATATTTCTATTTCAGTGGGTTCACGTCCTGGACCTGCCTATCGTTTTGAACAAGGTGAAGCTTTTTTGCGAGGGAAAAAGTTGACTAAGGTACTTGCAGAAGACTTTGGGTTATTTACAAAAAGCAATGTTGATGTTGCCAAAGATATGCATTTGAGCAGAGAATATAGACAACATATCGCAGGCATCTATACAAAAGAAA
- a CDS encoding metallophosphoesterase family protein translates to MKILVISDVHANFEALKSVLKLPHDIVLFAGDIVDYGPRPKECIETLNNVSYKMVRGNHDNAVAFNTDCGCSAQMHALSVFTREYTKQILNKEEMEFLKRLPLKEKFKIDNKKFFMTHASNSDPLFTYLKADTPKEKFIEEFGNIDTDFIIYGHTHFPLVL, encoded by the coding sequence ATGAAGATACTAGTCATTTCCGATGTACATGCAAATTTTGAAGCACTAAAATCAGTACTTAAACTCCCGCATGATATAGTATTATTTGCCGGCGATATTGTAGATTATGGCCCACGTCCAAAAGAATGCATCGAAACATTAAACAATGTCTCCTATAAAATGGTGCGAGGGAATCATGACAATGCAGTAGCTTTTAACACAGATTGCGGCTGCTCAGCCCAAATGCACGCTCTCTCAGTATTTACGAGAGAGTATACAAAACAAATTTTAAATAAAGAAGAAATGGAATTTCTAAAGAGACTTCCATTAAAAGAAAAATTCAAAATAGATAATAAAAAATTCTTTATGACACATGCATCAAATAGTGACCCGCTGTTTACTTATCTTAAAGCTGATACTCCAAAAGAAAAATTTATCGAAGAATTTGGCAATATTGACACAGATTTCATTATATATGGACACACTCACTTTCCGTTAGTTTTATGA
- a CDS encoding YbjQ family protein, whose amino-acid sequence MKAIRLVGSLAFVVGLFTAIFIGVPWYVYHEPILPWWLKIAMYCLFGGILLVLLTLSVEQKKEQAFEKETSYEELRAEILFQSSSEIPGRNIKEVLGMVQGHTIYAIWIGRDLSAIVRLILGGELIEYTEMMGKARSVAIARMMAHAKELGADAIINVRFVTTSVIGSAAELLAYGTAVKLNELKS is encoded by the coding sequence GTGAAAGCAATTAGATTGGTTGGTTCGTTAGCTTTTGTAGTTGGTCTTTTCACTGCAATTTTTATTGGTGTACCGTGGTATGTTTATCATGAGCCTATTTTGCCATGGTGGCTTAAAATTGCTATGTATTGTTTATTTGGTGGTATCTTGCTGGTTTTATTAACGTTAAGTGTTGAGCAGAAAAAGGAGCAAGCTTTTGAGAAGGAGACCTCTTATGAAGAGCTGCGTGCGGAAATATTATTTCAGAGTTCTAGCGAAATTCCTGGTCGAAATATTAAAGAGGTTTTAGGTATGGTTCAAGGACATACCATTTATGCTATCTGGATTGGAAGAGACCTTTCAGCTATTGTACGATTAATTCTTGGAGGTGAGCTAATCGAGTATACGGAAATGATGGGGAAGGCTCGTTCAGTAGCTATTGCACGGATGATGGCCCATGCAAAGGAATTAGGTGCTGACGCTATTATTAATGTACGCTTCGTGACTACCAGTGTAATTGGTAGTGCTGCCGAACTTTTGGCTTATGGAACTGCAGTTAAACTTAATGAGCTTAAATCTTAA